A portion of the Lolium rigidum isolate FL_2022 chromosome 1, APGP_CSIRO_Lrig_0.1, whole genome shotgun sequence genome contains these proteins:
- the LOC124705572 gene encoding protein NUCLEAR FUSION DEFECTIVE 4-like: MGEAGGRVRGFLRNRWLVFVAAMWMQSVAGVGYLFGSLSPVIKSSLGYNQRQVASLGVAKDLGDSVGFLAGTLCAVLPLWAALLIGAAQNLVGYGWVWLAVTRRVAVPPLWAMCILIFIGNNGETYFNTAALVSCVQNFPKNRGPIVGILKGFAGLSGAIITQIYAIMHTPDDAALIFMVAVGPAMVVVALMFVVRPVGGHRQVRPSDGISFTFVYSVCLVLAAYLMGVMLLEDLVGLSETVMVVCTIILIALLLLPIVIPVILSFFSNDDESAYAALLPSPRREEASGSVPSEEQHEVILSEVEDVKPKDVDLLPASERQKRIAELQTRLFQAAAVGAVRVKRRRGPRRGEDFTLLQAMIKADFWLLFFSLLLGSGSGLTVIDNLGQMSQSLGFEESHIFVSMISIWNFLGRVAGGYLSEIIVKDYAYPRAIALATAQVFMAIGHFTFAMAWPGTMYIGTLLIGLGYGAHWAIVPAAASELFGVKNFGALYNFLTVANPAGSLVFSGIIASGIYDYEAKKQASQHLNSMVVTMPGRLLGMVSDATPALKCEGAICFFISSLIMSGFCVIAVILSLILVHRTKIVYTNLYGTPR, from the exons ATGGGGGAGGCGGGGGGCCGGGTGCGGGGGTTCCTGCGGAACCGGTGGCTGGTGTTCGTGGCGGCGATGTGGATGCAGTCGGTCGCCGGCGTCGGGTACCTGTTCGGCAGCCTGTCGCCGGTCATCAAGTCCTCGCTGGGCTACAACCAGCGCCAGGTCGCCAGCCTCGGCGTCGCCAAGGACCTCGGCGACAGCGTCGGATTCCTCGCCGGCACGCTCTGCGCCGTGCTCCCGCTCTGGGCCGCGCTCCTCATCGGCGCCGCGCAGAACCTCGTCGGATACGGATGGGTCTGGCTCGCCGTCACACGACGCGTCGCCGTGCCGCCGCTCTGGGCG ATGTGCATTCTAATTTTTATCGGAAATAATGGTGAGACATACTTCAATACTGCTGCACTCGTCTCATGTGTTCAAAACTTCCCCAAGAACCGTGGACCAATTGTTGGTATCCTCAAGGGATTTGCTGGTCTGAGTGGTGCAATCATAACACAGATTTATGCAATAATGCACACGCCTGATGACGCTGCACTGATATTCATGGTTGCTGTTGGGCCAGCAATGGTAGTTGTCGCTTTAATGTTCGTTGTTAGACCAGTTGGGGGTCACAGACAAGTACGGCCGTCTGATGGTATAAGTTTCACGTTTGTATATAGCGTATGCTTAGTTTTAGCAGCTTATCTGATGGGTGTGATGCTGCTTGAAGACCTTGTTGGCTTGAGCGAAACAGTTATGGTTGTGTGTACCATCATTCTGATAGCCCTGTTGCTACTTCCAATAGTCATCCCTGTGATACTCAGCTTCTTTTCAAATGACGACGAGAGTGCCTATGCAGCACTGTTACCATCACCACGAAGAGAAGAAGCAAGTGGTTCAGTACCGTCCGAAGAGCAACATGAAGTTATACTCAGTGAGGTGGAGGATGTAAAACCAAAAGATGTTGATCTACTTCCAGCCTCGGAGAGGCAGAAGAGGATTGCTGAGTTGCAGACTAGGCTATTCCAGGCAGCTGCTGTTGGCGCTGTCAGGGTTAAAAGGAGGAGAGGTCCACGACGAGGAGAGGATTTCACGTTGCTGCAGGCGATGATCAAGGCAGATTTTTGGCTTCTATTTTTTTCCCTTCTGTTGGGGTCAGGATCAGGTCTTACTGTGATCGATAATCTTGGGCAAATGAGCCAGTCACTGGGTTTCGAGGAAAGCCACATTTTCGTGTCAATGATTAGCATCTGGAACTTCCTTGGACGTGTTGCTGGGGGCTACTTATCGGAGATTATTGTCAA GGATTACGCATATCCAAGGGCAATTGCCTTAGCGACAGCTCAAGTATTCATGGCAATTGGACACTTCACCTTCGCAATGGCTTGGCCTGGCACAATGTACATTGGCACATTGCTCATCGGGCTCGGGTATGGCGCCCACTGGGCCATCGTGCCAGCTGCTGCCTCCGAACTCTTTGGCGTGAAGAATTTCGGAGCATTGTACAACTTCCTTACTGTCGCAAACCCCGCAGGGTCCCTGGTTTTCTCGGGTATCATTGCCAGCGGCATCTATGATTACGAAGCCAAGAAGCAAGCTAGCCAGCACCTGAACTCAATGGTGGTGACAATGCCCGGCAGATTACTTGGAATGGTCTCAGACGCCACTCCTGCGCTGAAGTGTGAGGGGGCCATCTGCTTTTTTATCTCGTCTCTGATCATGTCAGGGTTCTGCGTCATCGCTGTTATCCTGAGCTTGATCCTGGTCCACCGGACGAAGATTGTGTACACCAATCtgtatggtacacctcgttga